One part of the Mycosarcoma maydis chromosome 18, whole genome shotgun sequence genome encodes these proteins:
- a CDS encoding uncharacterized protein (related to NAD(P)H-dependent oxidoreductase) — translation MSFTSAPANDTAADYLAPNKMFDLSNKVALVTGGGTGIGLMQARGLRAAGAKVYIVGRREDVVVQTAKVHGSEDGPIIPLVADVSTKEGCVSLASEFSKHEQKLDILISNAGQVGPLNEGSTTIDASGKSHPEHRDERLSADEFANKSLEDNTPDDWDRLFRINVYATYFLSLAFLPLLAKGSEATKGWSSTILTTGSISGIVKQSQHHVSYNASKAAVHHVTKMLAFEVAATTTAKIRINAVAPGTYASEMTASDKDDETNMSSLRSKMDVMSLPARRPGREEDMVQTTQFLASCQYLNGQILCVDGGYTLTEP, via the coding sequence ATGTCGTTCACATCAGCACCTGCAAATGACACTGCTGCCGACTATCTGGCTCCGAACAAGATGTTCGACCTCAGCAACAAGGTTGCTCTCGTCACCGGAGGAGGCACGGGCATCGGACTGATGCAAGCTCGTGGCCTTCGTGCTGCCGGCGCCAAGGTCTACATTGTCGGACGAAGAGAAGACGTGGTGGTGCAAACGGCCAAGGTACACGGATCAGAAGATGGACCCATCATCCCTCTTGTCGCCGATGTTTCCACCAAGGAGGGCTGCGTCTCTCTCGCCAGCGAATTCAGTAAGCACGAGCAgaagctcgacatcctcaTCTCCAACGCAGGCCAGGTTGGACCACTCAACGAAGGCTCAACCACGATTGATGCTTCGGGCAAGTCGCATCCGGAGCATCGCGACGAACGCCTCTCGGCAGATGAGTTCGCCAACAAGTCGCTCGAAGACAACACGCCCGACGACTGGGACCGACTCTTCCGCATCAACGTTTACGCGACCTACTTTCTCAGTCTCGCTTTCTTGCCTCTGCTTGCCAAAGGCAGCGAAGCTACCAAGGGCTGGTCCTCCACCATTCTCACCACCGGCAGCATTTCAGGCATCGTCAAGCAGTCGCAGCATCACGTCTCGTACAATGCATCCAAGGCGGCAGTCCACCATGTGACCAAGATGCTCGCTTTTGAGGTCGCGGCCACCACCACGGCCAAGATTCGCATCAATGCTGTTGCACCCGGCACCTACGCGTCCGAGATGACAGCGagcgacaaggacgacgagaccaacatgtcgagcttgaggaGCAAGATGGATGTCATGTCGCTGCCTGCACGTCGTCCTGGCCGAGAAGAGGACATGGTGCAGACCACGCAGTTCCTCGCCAGCTGCCAGTATCTCAATGGCCAGATCCTCTGCGTTGACGGTGGTTACACGCTCACTGAGCCCTGA
- a CDS encoding uncharacterized protein (related to FAD carrier protein FLX1), translated as MLSSSSAEAGPSRTKPSRSLYAESTQVKLGSTDVADGGGDADGTGISHAPAPTPAVPSVTPSFFPTPALDHAFGGIAAGAVATICMNPLDLIKTKYQVDTSRPRPLPFRQRNSAPINTQVVSHASNCSTSSLDRKGKGRAIDIAAGYGVSRQAAPVRRGWKYYALGGRMGNDVIGALNEIVKADGWKGLYRGLSPNVAGNSASWGLYFLWYTMIKERMSASNSSLDAATGEPKKLSAAQHLLAASESGAITALMTNPIWVVKTRMFTTPRSLAPNTASTAATATTRAPPEVYRGLWHGLISIYRTEGIRGWYKGAGLALFGVSNGAIQFMAYEELKKWRTSIAARKLQSDTLSTPVDTSMIKLSNAEYIVMSGVSKVAAILLTYPYQVIRSRIQNHATSHIYPNISTCIRLTYTQEGLRAFYKGLVPNLVRILPGTCVTFVVYENVSWVLKGLARRKMQKQQQQQQQATETSSLA; from the coding sequence ATGTTGagctccagctcggcaGAAGCAGGTCCTTCGCGGACGAAACCGTCGAGATCCCTTTATGCGGAAAGCACGCAGGTCAAGCTAGGGAGCACAGATGTGGCAGACGGTGGCGGTGACGCTGACGGCACAGGTATCTCGCACGCTCCTGCGCCAACTCCTGCCGTCCCAAGCGTCACGCCGTCTTTTTTCCCGACGCCAGCTCTCGACCATGCCTTTGGCGGCAtcgcagcaggagcagtCGCTACGATCTGCATGAACCCGCTCGACCTCATTAAGACCAAGTATCAAGTTGACACTTCTCGCCCTCGACCACTTCCATTTCGTCAACGCAATTCTGCGCCGATAAACACGCAAGTAGTGTCCCATGCATCcaactgcagcacctccTCGTTGGACCGCAAGGGCAAAGGACGCGCCATCGATATTGCGGCTGGTTACGGCGTCTCTCGACAGGCTGCACCCGTTCGTCGCGGATGGAAGTACTATGCTCTTGGTGGAAGAATGGGCAATGATGTGATCGGTGCGCTCAACGAGATCGTTAAAGCCGACGGATGGAAAGGTCTCTATCGCGGCTTGAGTCCCAATGTGGCCGGCAACTCGGCCTCATGGGGACTGTACTTTTTGTGGTATACGATGATCAAGGAACGCATGTCTGCCAGCAACTCTTCCCTAGATGCGGCTACTGGCGAACCGAAGAAACTCTCCGCAGCACAGCATCTTCTGGCAGCTTCAGAAAGTGGTGCAATCACAGCACTCATGACTAATCCAATTTGGGTGGTGAAAACGCGCATGTTTACCACTCCTCGATCTTTGGCGCCCAACACGGCATCGACtgcagcaacggcaacgaCCCGAGCGCCACCCGAGGTGTACCGTGGCCTTTGGCACGGTTTAATCTCAATCTATCGTACCGAAGGAATACGAGGATGGTACAAGGGTGCCGGCCTAGCTCTGTTCGGCGTCTCGAACGGCGCAATCCAATTCATGGCCTATGAAGAGCTCAAAAAGTGGCGCACTTCGATAGCTGCACGGAAGCTGCAATCTGACACTTTGTCAACACCGGTCGACACCTCGATGATCAAGCTTTCTAACGCCGAGTACATTGTGATGTCAGGTGTATCGAAAGTAGCGGCAATCCTGCTCACCTATCCATACCAAGTGATTAGGTCGAGGATTCAAAATCATGCCACTTCACACATCTACCCGAACATCAGCACTTGCATCCGTCTCACATATACCCAGGAAGGACTTCGAGCGTTCTACAAGGGATTGGTGCCGAACCTAGTCAGAATCCTTCCTGGCACGTGCGTCACGTTTGTTGTGTACGAGAACGTATCGTGGGTATTGAAAGGCTTGGCAAGGCGAAagatgcagaagcagcagcagcagcagcagcaagcgacAGAGACAAGTAGCCTTGCCTAG